The following proteins come from a genomic window of Falco cherrug isolate bFalChe1 chromosome Z, bFalChe1.pri, whole genome shotgun sequence:
- the FXN gene encoding frataxin, mitochondrial, translating into MWRPGAAGAVSAARRAAAAWRRSGGPGDAPLAGAAVGGRGRTFQQQLRYASEMKSKTVQFANLRNTGTLNDTSSLDETTYEKLAEETLDSLADFFEDLTDKPFTPEDYDVSLGSGVLTVKLGGDMGTYVINKQTPNRQIWLSSPTSGPKRYDWTGRNWVYSHDRVSLHELLSKEFSMALKTKLDLSCLIYSGKEDT; encoded by the exons ATGTGGAGGCCGGGGGCGGCTGGCGCAGtgagcgcggcgcggcgggcggcggcggcgtggCGGCGGAGCGGAGGCCCCGGGGACGCCCCGCTGGCCGGGGCAGCCGTCGGCGGGCGCGGCCGGACG TTTCAACAGCAGTTACGATATGCTTCAGAGATGAAGAGCAAGACTGTTCAGTTCGCAAATTTAAGAAATACAGGAACTCTGAATGACACAAG CTCTTTAGATGAGACCACTTACGAAAAACTGGCTGAAGAAACACTGGACTCCTTGGCGGATTTCTTTGAGGACCTAACAGATAAGCCTTTTACCCCGGAAGACTATGATGTCTCTTTAGGG agtggAGTTCTAACAGTTAAATTAGGTGGAGACATGGGAACGTATGTAATCAATAAGCAAACACCAAACCGGCAGATTTGGCTGTCCTCACCCACTAG tgGGCCTAAGCGCTACGACTGGACTGGACGGAACTGGGTATATTCTCATGACAGAGTGTCCCTTCATGAACTACTATCAAAAGAATTTTCAATGGCGTTAAAAACCAAATTGGATTTGTCCTGCTTAATATATTCCGGGAAAGAAGATACTTGA